In one Corallococcus sp. EGB genomic region, the following are encoded:
- a CDS encoding zinc-dependent alcohol dehydrogenase yields the protein MKAVVFHGIGDIRLDDVAEPKLKEPTDAIIRLTASAICGTDLHMIRGTMAGMKPGTILGHEGVGVIEELGEDVRNFNVGDRVVICSTIACGNCSYCRAGYYSQCNDANPNGPAAGTAFFGGPEMTGPFDGMQAEKARIPFAAVTMVKVPEGVTDDQAILVSDIFPTGYFGAEMAEIKPGDTVAVFGCGPVGLFAIVSAKLLGAGRVFAIDSHEDRLALARAQGAEVINFEEEDPVETLKRFTGGIGVDRIIDAVGVDAQHAHHGPAARKAKADKPEFKREVEQVAPKQKPDGGNWVPGDGPSQVAQWAVQALAKAGTLSIIGVYPQTMNAFPLGEAMNKNLTLRMGNCNHRKYIPKLLELVRSGAVDPTAILSHVKSMASAIDAYRNFDLRKPGWVKVELEPGAMIQ from the coding sequence ATGAAGGCAGTCGTTTTCCACGGCATTGGGGACATCCGGCTGGACGACGTCGCGGAGCCGAAGCTGAAGGAGCCCACGGACGCCATCATCCGGCTGACCGCCAGCGCCATCTGCGGCACGGACCTGCACATGATCCGCGGCACGATGGCGGGCATGAAGCCCGGCACCATCCTCGGCCATGAGGGCGTGGGCGTCATCGAGGAGCTGGGCGAGGACGTGCGCAACTTCAACGTGGGCGACCGCGTGGTCATCTGCTCCACCATCGCGTGCGGCAACTGCTCGTACTGCCGCGCGGGCTACTACTCGCAATGCAACGACGCGAACCCCAACGGCCCCGCCGCGGGCACCGCCTTCTTCGGCGGTCCGGAGATGACGGGCCCGTTCGACGGCATGCAGGCGGAGAAGGCGCGCATCCCGTTCGCGGCGGTCACCATGGTGAAGGTGCCGGAGGGCGTCACCGACGACCAGGCCATCCTCGTCTCGGACATCTTCCCCACGGGCTACTTCGGGGCGGAGATGGCGGAGATCAAGCCGGGGGACACCGTGGCGGTGTTCGGCTGCGGCCCGGTGGGCCTGTTCGCCATCGTGAGCGCGAAGCTGCTGGGCGCGGGGCGCGTCTTCGCCATCGACAGCCACGAGGACCGGCTGGCGCTCGCGCGGGCGCAGGGCGCGGAGGTCATCAACTTCGAGGAGGAGGATCCGGTGGAGACGCTCAAGCGCTTCACCGGCGGCATCGGCGTGGACCGGATCATCGACGCGGTGGGCGTGGACGCGCAGCACGCGCACCACGGCCCGGCCGCCAGGAAGGCCAAGGCGGACAAGCCCGAGTTCAAGCGCGAGGTGGAGCAGGTCGCGCCCAAGCAGAAGCCGGACGGCGGCAACTGGGTGCCCGGCGACGGGCCGTCGCAGGTCGCGCAGTGGGCGGTGCAGGCGCTGGCCAAGGCGGGCACGCTGTCCATCATCGGCGTGTATCCGCAGACGATGAACGCGTTCCCCCTTGGCGAGGCGATGAACAAGAACCTCACCCTGCGCATGGGCAACTGCAACCACCGCAAGTACATCCCGAAGCTGCTGGAGCTGGTGCGCTCCGGCGCGGTGGACCCCACGGCCATCCTGAGCCACGTGAAGTCCATGGCCTCCGCCATCGACGCGTACCGCAACTTCGACCTGCGCAAGCCGGGCTGGGTGAAGGTGGAGCTGGAGCCGGGCGCCATGATCCAGTGA
- a CDS encoding S-adenosylmethionine:tRNA ribosyltransferase-isomerase — protein MNAARWPREHPDSARLLHVQPRRERLTDTVASELPDLLREGDLLVMNDAATLPGSLMGRTGTGAAIELRLLSREPDDTWTAVLFGAGDWRRRTEDRPPPPELPVGARLDLGGLIARVVEVLPPSPRLLRVAFDRRGAALWQALYTAGRPVQYAHTAGPLALWHVQTLYASRPWAAEMPSAGLPLTASVLLRLKARGVRWASLTHAAGLSSTGDAALDAALPRPERSDIPERTVALVEETRAKGGRVVAVGTTVVRALEGRATQHGALVAGEDVTDLLLGPGYVPRVVHGLLTGMHEPGSSHHALLQAFAPLPLLHRASAYAEGAGYLGHEFGDTCLILDA, from the coding sequence ATGAACGCCGCCCGCTGGCCTCGGGAACACCCCGACTCCGCGCGGCTCCTGCACGTGCAGCCCCGCCGCGAGCGCCTCACCGACACCGTCGCCTCGGAGCTGCCGGACCTCCTGCGTGAAGGAGACCTGCTCGTCATGAACGACGCGGCCACGCTGCCCGGCTCGCTCATGGGCCGCACCGGGACCGGCGCCGCCATCGAGCTGCGGTTGCTCTCCCGCGAACCCGACGACACCTGGACCGCCGTCCTCTTCGGCGCGGGCGACTGGCGCCGGCGCACCGAGGACCGGCCCCCACCGCCCGAACTCCCCGTGGGCGCGCGCCTGGACCTCGGCGGACTCATCGCGCGGGTGGTGGAGGTGCTGCCTCCGTCTCCCCGGCTCCTGCGCGTGGCCTTCGACCGGCGCGGCGCGGCGCTCTGGCAGGCGCTCTACACGGCGGGCCGCCCGGTGCAGTACGCGCACACGGCGGGTCCGCTGGCGCTGTGGCACGTGCAGACGCTCTACGCCTCACGGCCGTGGGCCGCGGAGATGCCGTCGGCGGGCCTGCCCCTCACCGCGTCCGTGCTGCTGCGGCTGAAGGCGCGCGGCGTGCGCTGGGCCTCCCTCACGCACGCGGCGGGACTCTCCTCCACGGGCGACGCGGCGCTGGATGCGGCGCTGCCCCGGCCCGAACGCTCGGACATTCCCGAGCGCACCGTGGCCCTGGTGGAGGAGACGCGGGCGAAGGGCGGACGCGTGGTGGCGGTGGGCACCACCGTGGTGCGCGCGCTGGAAGGACGCGCGACCCAACACGGGGCGCTGGTGGCGGGCGAGGACGTGACGGACCTGCTGCTCGGGCCGGGCTACGTGCCCCGGGTGGTGCACGGGCTGCTCACCGGCATGCATGAACCGGGGAGCAGCCACCATGCGCTGCTTCAAGCCTTCGCGCCGCTTCCGCTGCTGCACCGGGCCTCGGCGTACGCGGAAGGCGCGGGTTACCTGGGGCACGAGTTCGGCGACACGTGCCTCATCCTGGACGCGTGA